A region from the Spiroplasma taiwanense CT-1 genome encodes:
- a CDS encoding PTS transporter subunit EIIB has product MGKIEKQEVLVQNIFDKVGGPENVKDVYHCATRMRLTLHNQDAANINDLKTISNIKGALWSNGELQLIIGPEVSQITALFKNNLKSEVQNNNKNNTDFNVKAQIQENNVSIWRKFIKSVSAIFGPLIPFLIGVGLIMALQQLLIRSGVASDPAADGSQLGIDYNIFDYVLNVIASTGFKMMGVVAMWSTVRYLGGKTPIAIALALIMVSPIIPEAGIDLIKLGSWEIVIKPFYSTILVFIAMGVIIAYAQKSMERYFHPVANFLLNPFLTLFVGGLLAFFIMGPIMGVVENALLTAFDWFMNMPIGLGTLIVGLTWQPLVVLGVHNILFFAAVASLKEGTPSLFLAAAFAAAWAQMGATIAVGIKSRKIIDRSAAFAAALPGLISGPTESCIYGVNLPKGIPFLTGVLAGGIGGWLIGIFNVSLDNLAGLGGIVGFLAYTDDLVAAILIDLASFGLGILVTYLFWKEEKTEKSLALKTTLKLAKQEFLIGQIDFSARNTIKLIKKSNNKKVDKEELIKELEKNKVQVIKLNKSLEPLIINFILNLRNDVKNSKLTKDLLNMLKEVKTERQIELNKIYLELKNNVKLLKELNQVTKKHYKLTVKKTNLEYTINRFLELREEKNASLFNKGQKLLNTNISFKTEKGNLLILESEKNNYKLEKIETLKNQVSELNKIISDSQKNLEIETNKYYVDIEKNLNQIEKVKEKKLKEFKNQYFDDIHYLEIKENLIKAKAI; this is encoded by the coding sequence ATGGGCAAAATTGAAAAGCAAGAAGTATTAGTTCAAAATATTTTCGATAAAGTTGGTGGCCCTGAAAATGTAAAAGATGTATATCATTGTGCAACAAGAATGAGATTAACTTTACATAATCAAGATGCTGCAAACATAAATGATTTAAAAACTATATCAAATATTAAAGGTGCTTTATGATCAAATGGTGAATTACAATTAATTATTGGTCCTGAGGTATCTCAAATAACTGCTTTATTTAAGAACAATCTTAAAAGTGAAGTCCAAAATAATAATAAAAATAATACAGATTTTAATGTGAAAGCACAAATTCAAGAAAATAATGTTTCAATTTGAAGAAAATTTATAAAATCGGTTTCTGCAATTTTTGGACCATTAATTCCATTCTTAATTGGTGTTGGGTTAATTATGGCTTTACAACAATTATTAATAAGAAGTGGAGTTGCATCTGATCCAGCAGCTGATGGATCACAATTAGGAATAGATTATAATATTTTTGATTATGTTCTAAACGTTATTGCTTCAACTGGATTTAAAATGATGGGTGTAGTTGCTATGTGATCTACTGTTAGATATTTGGGAGGTAAAACTCCAATTGCAATAGCGCTTGCATTAATAATGGTTTCACCAATTATTCCAGAAGCTGGAATTGATTTAATAAAACTTGGTAGTTGAGAAATAGTAATTAAGCCATTTTATTCAACAATCTTAGTATTTATTGCAATGGGTGTAATAATTGCATATGCACAAAAATCAATGGAAAGATATTTTCACCCAGTAGCAAACTTTTTATTAAATCCATTTCTAACTTTATTTGTTGGTGGATTATTAGCATTCTTTATAATGGGACCAATTATGGGTGTTGTAGAAAATGCTTTATTAACTGCATTTGATTGATTTATGAATATGCCAATAGGGCTTGGAACTTTAATAGTTGGTTTAACATGACAACCTTTAGTTGTTTTAGGAGTACACAATATCCTATTCTTTGCAGCTGTTGCTAGTTTAAAAGAAGGAACTCCTTCATTATTTTTAGCAGCTGCTTTTGCAGCAGCATGAGCACAAATGGGAGCGACTATTGCTGTTGGTATTAAATCAAGAAAAATAATTGATAGATCTGCTGCATTTGCAGCTGCTTTACCAGGTTTAATTTCTGGTCCAACTGAATCTTGTATATATGGGGTTAACTTACCAAAAGGAATTCCATTTTTAACAGGTGTTTTAGCAGGTGGAATTGGTGGATGATTAATTGGAATTTTCAATGTAAGTTTAGATAATTTAGCAGGTCTTGGTGGAATTGTTGGGTTTTTAGCTTATACTGATGACTTAGTAGCTGCAATCTTAATTGATTTAGCTTCATTTGGTTTGGGAATTTTAGTTACTTATTTATTCTGAAAAGAAGAAAAAACAGAAAAAAGTTTAGCATTAAAAACAACTTTAAAATTAGCAAAACAAGAATTTTTAATTGGTCAAATTGATTTTTCTGCAAGAAATACAATTAAATTAATTAAAAAAAGTAATAATAAAAAAGTTGATAAAGAAGAGTTAATTAAAGAACTTGAAAAAAATAAAGTTCAAGTAATTAAATTAAATAAATCTTTAGAACCATTAATAATTAATTTTATTTTAAATTTAAGAAATGATGTTAAAAATTCTAAATTAACAAAAGATTTATTAAATATGTTGAAAGAAGTAAAAACTGAAAGACAAATTGAATTAAATAAAATTTATTTAGAACTTAAAAATAATGTAAAACTTTTAAAAGAATTAAATCAAGTTACAAAAAAACATTATAAATTGACTGTAAAAAAAACAAACTTAGAATATACAATAAATAGATTTTTAGAGTTAAGAGAAGAAAAAAACGCTTCATTATTTAATAAGGGACAAAAACTTTTAAATACAAACATTAGTTTCAAAACTGAAAAGGGAAATTTATTAATTTTAGAGTCTGAAAAAAATAATTACAAATTAGAAAAAATTGAAACACTAAAAAATCAAGTTAGTGAATTAAATAAAATAATTTCAGATAGTCAGAAAAACTTAGAAATTGAAACTAACAAATATTATGTAGATATTGAAAAAAATTTAAATCAAATTGAAAAAGTAAAAGAAAAAAAATTAAAAGAATTTAAAAATCAATATTTTGATGATATTCATTACTTAGAAATTAAAGAAAATTTAATTAAAGCAAAAGCAATTTAA
- a CDS encoding DeoR/GlpR family DNA-binding transcription regulator — MLKNERREKIINIINEKGFVKNITLSELTNSTIQTIITDVNELHNEGKIIKVYGGAKSLQNSSKRMQEHFDEEKEKVNIEFKDKIARKAAELIENGDLIFIDTGTSTKQMIKYLVNKKISVVTNGYSIALELIEQDMEVCLVGGTIIPSTHATAGELSLKFIDNFYFDKAFVGMNNYDNNEFYTTNIQEAMIKEKVIKNSEQSYILMDPTKFYSKNRIKVDVKKETALISKESPSDFKGKFIYA, encoded by the coding sequence TTGCTAAAAAATGAACGAAGAGAAAAAATCATTAACATAATTAATGAAAAAGGTTTTGTTAAAAATATAACATTGTCTGAGTTAACAAATTCTACCATTCAAACAATAATAACAGATGTAAATGAACTTCATAATGAAGGAAAAATTATTAAGGTTTATGGTGGTGCAAAATCATTGCAAAATTCTTCAAAACGTATGCAAGAACACTTTGATGAGGAAAAAGAAAAAGTGAATATTGAATTTAAAGATAAAATTGCAAGAAAAGCTGCAGAATTAATTGAAAATGGTGACCTAATTTTTATAGATACAGGTACATCAACAAAACAAATGATTAAATATTTAGTCAATAAAAAAATTTCAGTAGTAACAAATGGTTATTCTATTGCATTAGAATTAATAGAACAAGATATGGAAGTCTGTTTAGTTGGTGGAACAATTATTCCTTCAACACATGCAACAGCTGGTGAATTATCTTTAAAATTCATTGATAATTTTTACTTTGATAAAGCATTTGTTGGTATGAACAATTATGATAATAATGAGTTTTATACAACAAATATTCAAGAAGCTATGATTAAAGAAAAAGTAATTAAAAATTCAGAACAATCATATATTTTGATGGATCCAACAAAATTTTATTCAAAAAACAGAATTAAGGTTGATGTAAAAAAAGAAACTGCTCTTATAAGTAAAGAATCTCCCTCTGACTTTAAAGGAAAATTTATTTACGCTTAA
- a CDS encoding class II fructose-bisphosphate aldolase: MKTKLKEELLKAKKGKYAIPAFNFDNLEMMKGIIEAAEEEKSPVILMVTESAAKYMGIDYVFSFALTATNNANIPVILHWDHGFDIDLIKKAVNAGFSSVMLDSSLKPFEENVKETIEIVNYAHSKGVQVESEIGHVGGKEDDRNSDSKGYTDVNEAIEFEKLTKIDALAIAIGTSHGLFKEEFKLQFDLLKEIESKVSTPLVLHGSSQVPLEDLQKAISLGITKINIGTDLKMACANGLKHWFEKNPQGFDARKYGKEAIEFVKREAKIKIRAFGSNNKT, translated from the coding sequence ATGAAAACTAAATTAAAAGAAGAATTATTAAAAGCAAAGAAAGGTAAATATGCAATTCCTGCTTTTAATTTTGATAATTTAGAAATGATGAAAGGAATAATTGAAGCAGCAGAAGAAGAAAAATCTCCTGTAATTCTAATGGTTACAGAGAGTGCTGCAAAATATATGGGAATTGATTATGTATTTAGTTTTGCATTAACTGCAACAAATAATGCAAATATTCCTGTTATATTACATTGAGATCATGGTTTTGATATTGATTTAATTAAAAAAGCAGTTAATGCTGGTTTTTCAAGTGTAATGCTTGATTCTTCATTAAAACCTTTTGAAGAAAATGTAAAAGAAACTATTGAAATAGTAAATTATGCTCACTCAAAAGGTGTTCAAGTTGAATCAGAAATTGGACATGTTGGGGGAAAAGAAGATGATAGAAACTCTGATTCTAAAGGTTATACTGATGTAAATGAAGCAATTGAATTTGAAAAATTAACAAAAATTGATGCTTTGGCAATTGCAATTGGTACAAGTCATGGTTTATTTAAAGAAGAATTTAAACTACAATTTGATTTACTAAAAGAAATTGAATCAAAAGTATCAACTCCCCTTGTACTTCATGGCTCAAGTCAAGTGCCACTTGAAGATTTACAAAAAGCTATAAGCTTAGGAATTACAAAAATAAATATTGGAACAGATTTAAAAATGGCTTGTGCAAATGGTTTAAAACATTGATTTGAAAAAAATCCACAAGGTTTTGATGCAAGAAAATATGGAAAAGAAGCAATTGAGTTTGTAAAAAGAGAAGCCAAAATTAAAATCAGAGCATTTGGTTCAAATAATAAAACTTAA
- a CDS encoding ATP-binding cassette domain-containing protein, which produces MEKIIINFQNFEKKFKKTKIGPINLEIKTGKITALCGRSGSGKSVILNSIIGAIKKYKGDIIFNEENRRKSRSYLQNTLFGFYTQMDFSLYDISAYNFLKLICLSFNLDKNEIKEEIEYWMKYFDLWEDRTKKVKNFSWGMKNRMNLILCFIKRTEIIILDEPGANLDSYWRNKIKNLLYDYKKQGKTVIITAHNIDEISNIIDDYIILEDGKKIFEGSQLELNIYNKYKLFLDQKFDVPKFRAFLAEKNIKSFNYDEDENSIVFATKSLKEINWVFLYFIGLTNPILNLIKLPINMESINKALEDKESVKK; this is translated from the coding sequence ATGGAAAAGATAATTATAAATTTTCAAAATTTTGAGAAAAAATTTAAAAAAACAAAAATTGGTCCAATTAACTTAGAGATTAAAACAGGAAAAATTACAGCTTTATGTGGAAGAAGTGGGAGTGGAAAATCTGTTATATTAAATTCAATAATTGGTGCAATTAAAAAATATAAAGGAGATATTATTTTTAATGAAGAAAATCGTAGAAAAAGTAGATCATATCTACAAAATACATTATTTGGATTTTATACACAAATGGATTTTTCATTATATGATATTTCAGCTTATAATTTTTTAAAATTAATTTGTTTATCATTTAATTTAGATAAAAATGAAATAAAAGAAGAAATAGAATATTGAATGAAATATTTTGATCTTTGAGAAGATAGAACAAAAAAAGTTAAAAATTTCTCATGAGGAATGAAAAATAGAATGAATTTAATATTATGTTTTATTAAAAGAACAGAAATTATTATATTAGATGAACCAGGTGCAAATTTAGATTCTTATTGAAGAAATAAAATTAAAAATTTATTATATGATTATAAAAAACAAGGTAAAACTGTAATTATTACAGCACACAATATTGATGAAATTTCAAATATTATTGATGACTATATTATTCTTGAAGATGGCAAAAAAATTTTTGAAGGTTCACAATTAGAATTAAATATATACAATAAATATAAATTATTCTTAGATCAAAAGTTTGATGTTCCAAAATTTAGAGCATTTTTAGCAGAAAAAAACATTAAAAGTTTCAATTATGATGAAGATGAAAATTCAATTGTGTTTGCAACAAAATCTTTAAAAGAAATAAATTGGGTTTTCTTATATTTTATTGGTCTTACAAATCCAATATTAAATTTAATTAAACTACCAATAAATATGGAATCAATAAATAAAGCACTTGAAGATAAAGAAAGTGTAAAAAAATAA
- a CDS encoding polysialyltransferase family glycosyltransferase, with translation MWKDIFNQTKTIDDFISEGKTMHGQENYRRVEKINSFENLDEMLPLLAFNDEFKNENGSYKIKSFTIDIDPYLNNKDNSNYWNQRGLGLYKAWTLLSKDTDNYIYAGDIIDENEELTNYNFNILKTMIKEKIIPNNNQGNIILKVHPRSENEAINKLMEKINNEFKGTLNRDVIINLKQTVIIEVYILSGLIKNDAKTKYHFSVNGTSTSVLGFYAANQIEMIDEFIFENQNALDQYKKYYGENSNIIDWSKVIKAWK, from the coding sequence TTGTGAAAAGATATATTTAATCAAACAAAAACAATTGATGATTTTATTAGTGAGGGAAAAACTATGCATGGACAGGAAAATTATAGACGTGTTGAAAAAATAAATTCTTTTGAAAACTTAGATGAAATGCTTCCACTATTAGCGTTTAATGATGAATTTAAAAATGAAAATGGTTCATATAAAATTAAAAGTTTTACGATCGATATTGACCCCTATTTAAATAATAAAGATAATAGTAATTATTGAAATCAAAGAGGTCTTGGTTTATATAAGGCATGAACTTTATTATCAAAAGATACTGATAATTATATATATGCTGGGGACATTATTGATGAAAACGAAGAATTAACAAATTATAACTTTAATATTTTAAAAACAATGATTAAAGAAAAAATTATTCCAAATAATAATCAAGGAAATATTATTTTAAAAGTTCATCCTCGTTCTGAAAATGAAGCTATTAATAAACTAATGGAGAAAATAAATAATGAATTTAAAGGTACTTTAAATAGAGACGTAATTATAAATTTAAAACAAACTGTAATTATTGAAGTATATATTTTAAGCGGATTAATAAAAAATGATGCTAAAACAAAATATCATTTCTCAGTAAATGGTACTTCAACTTCTGTATTAGGATTTTATGCTGCAAATCAAATTGAAATGATTGATGAGTTTATATTTGAAAATCAAAATGCTTTAGATCAATATAAAAAATATTATGGAGAAAATAGTAATATAATCGATTGAAGTAAAGTTATTAAAGCATGAAAATAA
- a CDS encoding CRISPR-associated endonuclease Cas1, whose translation MSWKILVIKDGQKVSLFLNNIVISTVEQNYKIPIEDLNVVLFENLKSVVTSRLLVKLADYRSFTRKKEILLEDKGNPIIYENYSIASKKTILNAKVWNFDEVEQRTEYLSKRLAIDIYEY comes from the coding sequence ATGTCTTGAAAAATTCTTGTAATTAAAGATGGACAAAAAGTTAGTTTATTTTTAAATAATATTGTCATATCAACTGTTGAGCAAAATTATAAAATTCCTATTGAAGATTTAAACGTTGTATTATTTGAAAACTTAAAATCTGTTGTTACCTCAAGATTACTTGTAAAATTAGCAGACTATAGGTCTTTTACAAGAAAAAAGGAAATTTTACTTGAAGATAAAGGAAATCCAATAATTTATGAGAATTATTCAATAGCTTCTAAAAAAACAATTTTAAATGCAAAAGTTTGAAATTTTGATGAAGTAGAGCAAAGAACAGAATATTTAAGTAAAAGATTGGCAATTGATATATATGAATACTAA
- a CDS encoding amidohydrolase family protein, with the protein MNKTNLENLMKFEMHVHIEGTIYPEFLIQKAKENNIKIDFDTPQEYYEDYKTRNTLQKFLMAYYGNMRVLCNEKDFFDLAFEHARRSSLQNVKYSEVFFDPQPHLYRVIKFDDIVNGLYKGFQEAEKN; encoded by the coding sequence ATGAATAAAACTAATTTAGAAAATCTAATGAAATTTGAAATGCATGTTCATATTGAAGGTACAATTTATCCTGAATTTCTAATTCAAAAAGCTAAAGAAAATAATATAAAAATTGATTTTGATACACCCCAAGAGTACTATGAGGATTATAAAACTAGAAATACCTTGCAAAAATTTTTAATGGCATATTATGGTAATATGAGAGTCCTTTGCAATGAAAAAGATTTTTTTGATTTAGCTTTTGAACATGCTAGAAGAAGTTCTTTACAAAATGTAAAGTATTCAGAAGTATTTTTTGATCCTCAACCCCATTTATATAGAGTAATAAAATTTGATGATATTGTAAATGGGTTATATAAAGGTTTTCAAGAAGCTGAAAAAAACTAA
- a CDS encoding amidohydrolase family protein, giving the protein MFFLKDLPEDNAEQVLELARKAIGENKIIGIDSSESPNWVQRFQKVVLKARLLGLKIVTHCQENTTDQSGGEVLHFLQPNRIDHGYFMHEDQKILEKIKNDNIHITMCPFWSTRGSKFPNKKDYPIKKYLDFGLSININSDYPAYHGATINEGLIYVQDMWNLTKKE; this is encoded by the coding sequence ATGTTTTTTTTAAAAGATTTACCAGAAGATAATGCAGAACAAGTATTAGAACTAGCAAGAAAAGCAATTGGAGAAAATAAAATAATTGGAATTGATTCTAGTGAATCACCAAACTGAGTACAAAGATTTCAAAAAGTTGTTTTAAAAGCAAGGCTTTTAGGATTAAAAATAGTTACCCATTGTCAAGAAAATACAACAGATCAATCAGGAGGTGAAGTATTACACTTTTTACAACCAAATAGAATTGATCATGGTTATTTTATGCATGAAGACCAAAAAATTCTAGAAAAAATAAAAAATGATAATATTCATATTACAATGTGCCCTTTTTGAAGCACAAGAGGAAGTAAATTTCCTAATAAAAAGGATTATCCAATAAAAAAATACTTAGATTTTGGATTATCAATAAATATAAATTCAGATTACCCAGCATATCATGGGGCCACAATTAATGAAGGTCTCATATATGTTCAAGATATGTGAAATTTAACTAAAAAAGAATAA